CGGGTGGGCAGGAATACGGATATGACGCTTTGTTGATCTCACCGGTCAACGCAGCGTTCTTTGCCTGTGGTCTGGGAGATCTGCAGGGATTTGTCAACATTCGGGAAGTCAACGGGGTTTTTTGTCCTAAGGCAGTGGTATTCCTGGCACCTCCCTTCCGTCACACGCATTTTCAGGGGAAGCAGATCGTGATCCACAACAGATTGGAAGAGATGCACGAATTGTTTTCCTATAATTTGTATCCGGGTCCCAGCGCAAAAAAGGGGATCTACGGCGTATTGCTGAACATCGGTGAAAACGAAGGATGGGTGACAGTCCATGCTTCGACCGTTAAGGTGATCACTCCTTACGACAACGAAATCGTCATCATGCACGAAGGCGCGTCCGGCGGCGGAAAAAGCGAGATGATCGAGAATATACATAAAGAAATGGACGGGCGGATCCTTTTAGGCCAGAATATCGTGACGGGTGAAAAAACTTATATCGACTTGAAAGAAACCTGTGAATTGCGGCCGGTTACCGACGATATGGCGCTTTGCCATCCCGATATGCAAAATGACAGCCGGAAACTGGTGGTTAAGGATGCGGAAGATGGCTGGTTTTTAAGGTTGGATCACATCACCGGGTATGGGGTGACGCCGCGTTACGAAAAAATATTCACACAGCCTGCGGAGCCTTTGATTTTTTTGAACATCAAGGCGGTTCCTCATGCAACCTGCCTTGTTTGGGAACATACGCCGGATTCCGACGGGACTCCTTGCCCAAACCCCAGAGTGATCCTGCCGCGTCGTCTGGTGCCCAATGTGATCAGCGAACCGGTAGAGGTCGATGTCCGGAGTTTTGGTGTCAGGACACCCCCGTGTACCGCGGAGAACCCATCTTACGGCATTCTGGGTATGTTTCACGTGTTGCCGCCTGCCATTGCCTGGCTGTGGCGATTAGTGGCGCCGCGAGGGCATAACAATCCGAGTATTACGGATTCTGTCGGCATGAGCAGCGAAGGTGTCGGTGCCTACTGGCCCTTTGCCACCGGGAAAATGGTGGAGCAGGCAAACTTATTACTGGAACAGGTAGTTCGTTCTGCCAATACCCGATATGTTCTGATTCCCAATCAGCATATCGGTGCTTATCAGGTCGGTTTTATGCCCCAGTGGATCGCAAGAGAATATATTGCCCGCAGAGGAAGTGCAAAATTTAAACCGGAACATTTAGTGCCGGCGCGTTGCCCTTTGTTCGGATATGCGCTGGAATCGCTGAAGGTAGACGGTCACTACATTCGAAAAGCCTTTTTGCAGCCGGAAACCCAGGCAGAGGTGGGATACGAAGGCTATGACGAAGGGGCAAAGATGCTCACGGAATTTTTCACGAGAGAAGTCGAAAAATTTG
This sequence is a window from Deltaproteobacteria bacterium. Protein-coding genes within it:
- a CDS encoding DUF4914 family protein; the protein is MKEFIRKCKLPYYVSDIILNSKSVVCPASREEMLALSFGTPSQDIFDVEYQVEGFGTVKEATVTNCKNGAVVNYPDDYMRRRDPDCLLVADDNDTDKPKYDDVYNQDFEPLRNATFEWLKKQDLIVMPFKAGGQEYGYDALLISPVNAAFFACGLGDLQGFVNIREVNGVFCPKAVVFLAPPFRHTHFQGKQIVIHNRLEEMHELFSYNLYPGPSAKKGIYGVLLNIGENEGWVTVHASTVKVITPYDNEIVIMHEGASGGGKSEMIENIHKEMDGRILLGQNIVTGEKTYIDLKETCELRPVTDDMALCHPDMQNDSRKLVVKDAEDGWFLRLDHITGYGVTPRYEKIFTQPAEPLIFLNIKAVPHATCLVWEHTPDSDGTPCPNPRVILPRRLVPNVISEPVEVDVRSFGVRTPPCTAENPSYGILGMFHVLPPAIAWLWRLVAPRGHNNPSITDSVGMSSEGVGAYWPFATGKMVEQANLLLEQVVRSANTRYVLIPNQHIGAYQVGFMPQWIAREYIARRGSAKFKPEHLVPARCPLFGYALESLKVDGHYIRKAFLQPETQAEVGYEGYDEGAKMLTEFFTREVEKFDTPLLDPLGQQIIRLFLSGAAASEYTELIPMKY